The segment TCGCTCAGACATGGAGCCTGGCTCAGATAGCtccaaaaagagagagaaacactCCAAGGAAGTGTTGAAAAGGTCAAAGAGTCACACTGAGGACAGGTCTGGAGACAAACCCAGATCAAAAATAGACAGTGAGAAGGACAAGACTAAAGCAGATCAAGACAGCCAGAAGTTACAAAAGTCAAGTTCTGAAACGGACAAAGACCCAAAAAGGGTTAAGAccacagaaaaaggaaaaatcacagaaaaaccAAAAGTAAAATCCAAAGAGGAAGCAAAGGTTCCATTGTCATTAAAGACTGTTAAGAAAGTTCAAAGTTTGGATGTCAAAAGTGCTGGAGGTACAGGTATCATCAAACCTGAAGCgacaaaggagaagaaaaaagatggaaatgcaAAAGAGCAGCGGAGAGTAACTGGAGAACCTCCACATGAAAAATCTGATCTGAAAAGTTCaaagaagaaactggagaaGAAAGATAAAGTTCCAGAAAAGAAGGATGATAGTCAAGAAGAGAAgacaataaaagaagaaaaactggaaaagcCCGATAAATTCTCAAAGGCTTCATCTGTTTCTTTGAGTCTTGAGACAGACGAGTCGCTAAAGAAACAACCACTTCTCCAAGAAACAAGCACAGACTCTGACCCGGTCACCACCACAGTCACCACTTCGTTCTCAGACGACACATGCGACGCTTTAAGTGACATCACCCCTGAGCCACCTGAATGTGAGACAGAGTCGCGGCTCAGCGAGATCCCAGCTGTACCGGCTGAGAACGACGCCCTGCTGACACTTATGGATGTGTGTACTTCAGCAGAGGCCAGACTTCCGCCAGAGTGCCTTAGAGAGGAAGCAACACCCAAGACCGAGCTTCAGGATGCTGATATGAAGATGAAAGAGGCAGCTCTGACACTGCTGTCCATGGATCCTGACAGCACCATGTCCTCCAGCTTAATCTGTCAAGACACGAGGGATGAAGCACCGCTGTATCCTCCTGACACAAAACAGGTGGAAGCTAGTACAGCTGAAGAGGTTGTGCTCCTTCCTCTGCAGGTGCAGCCGACTCATGAAAGTGAGCTTTCAGCCTCCGAGACATGTCAGCAAACTGTTGAGCTTATTGATGTAAAACCAGACACTGCAGGTAAGGGGGAACTAACTAAATTTAACATTGGCTCTCTAAGCTTCTCGGAGCTGATGCAAGCTGAACATGCATCTCTTTTCAGATGAGTCGGGGAGAAAAATGGACACAGCTGAGACTGAAATGACAGAGATGGCTGCTCCACTGATAAAGGTTTGTGacatttgtaaaattaaaatgtctttgtcaagttaaAGGAAATGGTACCATTTCTGGAGTTTCTTGAGTGGAATTTTCTATGGTGTACTGTTTTCTCTCTAAACAGGAGGATGATGCGGCATTAAATACCTGTCAGATTTCTCCAAAAGAGGAAGAAACCAAGAGTGTTGAAACTCCTCCTGAGACACTATTACGTGAAAAAATGGCAGCACCAGTAGaccaaggtttttttttaatgtctttcttACTTCCCTTCTACTCCTCATGTTTTGTAACATACTGCATGGAAATACTATAATATTTTATCTGTGTATTAACtttacctgtttttttgttttcattcagtggCTGGTGCTGTTAAGTCAGATCTGGAAGAGGCCAGAGAAGGCACAGAAGTGAACACAGCAAGTTTTTCTGACACCATTGAACAAGTTTCAGAAATCCCCAGTAAGCCAGATCAATGCAACACTCAGGAAAACATAAATATTGCTGCtttgtttgacagatttttaaCCCAAATTCTTGTCATACAGAGCAAACGGAGCCAGATTTTGAAGTTAGAAACCTCGGGGTGAGTAATGATTTATGTTGCACTGATACAGATTTGTTACTGTCTTCATTTTTAGTGCTTTTTAGggaaataacaataaaactaatctcataaaaaaaaacaggcactGGAAGCAGAAGACGACGAGAACCAGATAAAGATGGTTGTTGATAAGGGTACGACCGTTTTCTTTGCATATGCATGCAGTCACATCAGACATGATACATATTTAAAGGTAATtggttaaaaacatgttaaaagcttttttttctcacaattAGGTGAAGctgagaataaaaatgaaggagAAAATGTTCCAGCAGAGAAAGGTGATCTGCAGACAGTAAGTGTTCAGCTTCTAAATATATTCAGTTTGAAGTTAACACTAACTGTTAATAGATGATCCGGTTCAAGCAAACTGTTTGTGTCCCTTTGCTGACCTGGTTTAGATGGAAACCAACATTCCTAATATCAGTGAAGAAGGTGAAGCTGAATCTACGCGCAAGCTAGTCAAACAAATCAGTGagtcattcaatcattcattcactgATTTTGCAGTTATTCGAATGCTGTTGGGTGCGTGGTTTCATTAGTAATTTGACTTCCTGCTTTGTAGTTTGTAAAATGATGGATGAAAAGAcaggatttttttatatataatgtaGAGTCTTGCAGCCCAAAAAAGCTTTGTGCACCTTAACTAGGCTGAAACCAGACCTAAATACTGATTTacaccattttcttttctttctctttggaTCATTCTGAgtcattattttctgtttaaatgtctCAGGTAACATCTCCAGCACAGACAGCCAGGACGATGAAAAAAGCTCAGACCTGTCAGCAAAGGTACCCTGTTTGAAAgtcagcttttaaatatgcaaacaaTTTCATGTGTTAATGCAGCATCTTCTGTGTTAATACTTTGGTAGGAGGTGAAAAACGATGGAAGGGGAAGACGCAAACGAAAACTGTCTTGCCAAAAAGGTAATCTGTGAAATGATGAGGTGTTACATTCCCTCAAATGTCAAGATCCAGAGAAGCAGATTCATAGCCAAAGGTGTCAGAAAttagataataaaatacatttaatggaTTAATTGAAGCAACTTTATCATTTTCAACACATCAGGTGATAAAAAGGATGAAATGGAAGGTAAAGAGCAGCTATCAGCTGAGGTAAATATGACATTTATCACATGATatctgtgtgattttttttttttttttcgcataCAAAAAATATGTAGATACAGCGCAAAGtcgtttttcctttttaattgtCAGGACATTGAGAAGGAACAGGTTTTAGAAGTAAAAACAACTCGCAGGGGAAGACCACCCAGAACCACAGAAGAAGCAGAGAAAGACCAACCAAAAGAAGCAGAGAAGTCAGAAGAACCTCCGAGTCGCAGGGGAAGACGTTCAGGAGCCGCAGCTAAAGAAACAGCAGCTGGCAAGTTGGCCGCTTTAATGACTGCCTACATTAGCTCAGATTATTTGGTTATGAGTTTCTCTGATGTTGCTGTTGCTTTGCTTTTAATGACAGATAATCAGAAGGAAGACGAGAACAGAGCTGAGGACATTGCTGATGAAACCTCATCACtgaaagcagcagagaaagagGAAGTATGTTAAAAACGTCATTTGCTGAATGCTGACGGCGAAAGCTTTTGTAATgactaaaacacattttctggtCATGCAatattgcttgttttttttttttttttacttcataatgattataaagcattaaaaacGATAACAACCGTAGTTTATATTTGTTTCCACCAAATATTGTCTTTTGTTCTTGTAGAAAGGTGAGAATGAAAGTAAACCAGAACAAATTGTCCAAAGTGGAGTTGAGGACAATCTGCCATCTTCTGCTCCAGAGGACAATGAAGGTGCAGTAAGCTCAGACTTCCAAGACATGACAGACACATGTGAGTTTTTGctcttttattatttgtttttggttcCTTACTGTAATAGAAGGTCCATAGAGTAAGTCTCccagtttaatttgatttatttagaaGCACAGTACAAGGAACAAATAGTGGTGAGAACCTGATTTACTTCCAGCTCCCAATGTCTCAACTTGCATCTCAAAGAATTAACTTATTACAAACCTTTATATTGTAAAAGAAATGCTGGCATCTTACCTACCTGATTAACATTAACAAGAAATAATATCAGCAATAATTTCATCCTCAGATTCCGAGACTTCTCTTCATTTAAATTGTGTACAATAGATAAAACTGAAAACTCTAAAACCGCAACCACTGAACGTAGCGTGTTTACCACGATCTGGTTGGGAAACAGTTCCAGCGGAGCTCATATAGGATGGAGCCAACTCAAAGTATTTGCAATCAGTTTTAAGTCTGATGGAAGACCCCTGCAACACAACTTCATGAGAAAAACAGCATCACACACAGGCAAAGAGGGAAACCTGAAGAAATTAGTCACActcaaatgtaaacaaataatatCTCGGAGCTCAAAACACgaagttgaccaatcagagcagcaCATTGCCAAAATGCCACTCCCATTAACAGCCTTCTGAAATGACATTTTACAGTGATAGTTGGTCTTAAGGAATTCTGGGAGCTTTGACTTAATCTGAGCTGTGAAAAGGAAACAGGTTATAGGATGCATTTTGATGAAACATTGAAATTATAGGTAAACCAGCAATGAAGAGAAACAGATCAGAAGAAATGGAGGAATCCAGCGAGGTGAGAGGTGTTATCTTTGTGGATCACAGTATTACAGTATTAGTCTCTTTGCTTTAGCCATATTTATCCatattattgtttgtgtttcctAATCTGCATAATCCAGGAGGAAACCCAGGCTCAAGAGGAGATGAAGGACAACAGAGGACAAGAACAAAGCACAGAACAATATGAAAAAGACAGTGGTGAGGAAGAAATATCCTGCTGGAGGACTTCACGTatatttacagagaaaaacatctcaacacaacatttaaacaacaataattaCCGTCTCTGTATTGTGCAtgtatttttcagtctgttctCCTTCTGCAAGCCAGTCAGAGGATGTTAAAGAGGAAATCTGCAGTGAGAACAAGCCAGATGATGTATGTTTCATATGAAATTGAGGAATAACTGTTATTTGCATCTGTAAATATGTACATCCATCACTTTGGCTGTCATTATTAACTTTGTAGGAATCTTGTTTTACAACTTTATTGCTGTATGCTAATATCTTATGTACTTGAcctatttaatttgtttcagactgagttcttcttctgtttccagGCTGAGGAGGAGAAACAAGAAGAGCAACAAGAGGACCAGGAGGCCACTTTGAAGAAGCCTGCTCGGAGGGGACGGCCCCCAAAGGCTGCAGCTATGGaggattcaggtaaaaaaatggCTATCTTTAAAttagatgatttgtttttattaccaaTATATGAAttaattatgtatgtatgtgtatgtatttattttactttatttattttatttatctaatttatttattagaccAGGAAAGCTGTCTCACTGCATCAAAGACCTCTTCAAGAGCATCCTGGCCAAAATGGCTGCATAGTTATAACCCAAGCACACAttcagatatttagaaatagatGAGAATCATACAGAAGTATCATACGAGGGCACACAAAACGAGAATGCACTAATAAATCTGGGCACAGACATTTTTATTGATGATTGGTAAGTGTGAAGCTTATTTCCCATCGGTGGGTTTATATGAATCAGCTAATATATTTTAAGATTCTAAATTACTCCTAAAATTTCCTCTCATACTAAAGGATTATTTAGCTTCAGGTGTGcacattaaagaaaatacagaatggTAAAGTTATGCTACCTGTAACTTTTATCATCTTTTCTACAGGTAAAAAGGACAAGAAAGCTGATGAGAAGGACAGCGAGCAAAATTATGAGGAGGACGAAGAGGAAGGCGAGAAAGAAGGGGACGACAAAGAGTCTGCAACCAGAGCTACGACCCGGTCGGCATCTCGCCTGGAGGCTGAAAagtaatttcagtttttatttggtgGTTTAAGGTCAATGAGATTCCCACTGTCATGGACCCACAACGTAGACTTTACTGAAACTTGATCAATAATAAGAGTTACAGTAACACCAAAACACGATGAAAACTAGACAGGTTGGAAAAACGTTTAACTGGTTTGTGCTTCTCTAGCACTTTATTAAGTGGTGATAAATGAACAGCTGGCTGAATGTCTGTACTCTGGAAAGCACAATGTCACTAAATATGTAAGGGAGGAAGAATTAGTAccaaagcagcttttttttttttttactgcttttcaGAAACAAGCCAAGCAAACCATCCACCCGGGCGAGTCGACAGAACGGTAAAGAGGAGACCACAGCTGGCACACGGTGAGTTTGTCTCATTGAGCTTCAACAGCATGAAAGAGTTTAGCGGAGAATCTGACCAAACCTGACTGCAACTGTAGGACCGTGAAAGAGAGCCTTTTACCCGAAGTGTTCCTGGAATTTTAAATTAGCtcccaaaataaaaagaataaatctttTGCAAGGTCTGACCAGGTTTAAAAATAAGATGTAAAAATAAGTTATAATAATTCTGTTAGACATGTCTGatcaaaacacactttttttttgtagagtAAAAGATTATGTAAGCTTTTAAGTTCCTGTATGCAGCATTGTGAATACAGTGTGTTCATGCTGCTGTATGTGAAGGTGTAGTGGTGTATTTAGTTTCCTATCAGAGTGACGCTGTCTGCCTCATATTTCCGTGTATTTTCAGGTAACAGAACTTTTAggtttttgtcagtttttgcTTTGAGCAGCAACAACAGTGGTTCTGAAGTTGAATTTGACTTCTTTAATCAGAAATCACAGATGCTCATATCAAAAccttaatatttaataatcttattaaaacaacacataatTGCAAAGTAATTGTGAGCAATTTGATTAGAAATATAATCTACTAAAGTGGATTTAACTGGTTCATAATGATTGGCTGGAACTGACTGTTTCTCTAAAGTAGCTTGGGATGACTTGTCATGAAATGGTGTTGtcattaaactgaatttaaaactgATAAGAAATTACACATGTAAATTAGTTTCCTCCATTCtgtttttgtaagtttttccaGAAAATATGGATAATTTTACGCTTTTAATGctcaatataaaaacatttttaaaaagatgctaAAAGATGACTTTCTTACTGACTAACATATAACTACCACTCTTTTTATCATTGTTTCTAATCTctggaaaaatatattttaaatgtcagtcttgatagatttttttttgtataagaGCAGCTTTTGttagacatttttctttacttttttttttttttttttctaataacatTAAGGAAGTCCTGAAATCTAAAACGTCTGTTCTTAAAATCCATATTTGACAgagcttctcttcttctttcctccctCTAGTCTAAATGTTAAGTGTACAAGCGCCAATCTGTGTGCTTGTATTAGTTATTGCACTACTTTTTACAAACAACCCTAGAATTAACAAATGGTTTGACACTTGCTCTTTGTTTCCCTCCTGCAGGGGGACGAGGGGCCAGGCTCCGTCCAAGGGGGGCCGTAAACGGGAGGCCAGCCCTCCTGCTGTGCGAACGCGGGGAGGACAGAAATCAGAGGAGCCCCCTTCAAAGAGAGCCAAACGCTAAGACCTTTGATAGCAGTGGAACAGTCTTCCCCCGCAGTGTTGTTTTTACACTTCATGTTCAAAGACCTCTGCAGTCAGTTTGCATGTAAAGTGGTTTGTGCTTCATTGACTGTTGATACTGAAAAGCTCTGGGTAATATTATACACTTTctgatggttgtgtgtaaacCTGAGGATCTGTGTTAGAATCCCCCAAAGTACCTTCTGCTGCTCTGCGTCCATATGGTTTGGATCAGACTCCATCATTTGCTGCTTTATTCAGTAATGCCCTGTGAATCAGACCATTTCAGGCCAATCACAAGCCTAATGTGCAGCAGAGCCGCACTTGGAGATAAAGAGGATAAATTGAAATTGGCCGTCAGTCATCAGAGGCCAGAGTGTGTCTCAGACTCCTCTGTTCCTCATTCACACAATTTTAAGAATCATCTAATCTTCattgtgcatttattcattCTGTGAATGAAAGgggacatttttttctgtcatgttaTTTGCTTTTACACTTAATGCAAAAAGGGtttctttttgtatatttcCACTGAAATAACAGCAGTATTAAATAAACTCAGTAAAGTCAGCATCACTCTGAAACACCAGCTACTGCAAACAGagtgtagttttttttacttaaacagACCCTAACACTAACTTTAGTGTTATAAAGTTGTCagtataaaaacatttgtttcattaatgtaaaaaatactGACTAATGCTTCATCTTAGGTTCTTAGTTGTAATGATTCTGTTTGCATTCAACTTATGATTTtaaagaaactgttttatttgttgttttaatacaaaataCCCTAAGGGACCTTTTTGTGCATCTCTTTATTGACAAGAACTTTTTCTACAGTTTTAGAAGCTTTCCAGAGtgttattttatcattaatttGAGATTTGCAGatttacagacacacaaacacaccttgttattttgtttatttcaaattCTTACCCTTTTCAATTGTATGATCTatgaaaacatcacacacatcaaaatatttacattcattttaatttacccTTATTATGTCTCAaactttatttccttttgttcTTAAATGGATGTGCTGCCTATAATGTATAAACATCCAAAGATATTAACCAATCACCTTAAAGTGTAGAAGAGGAGAGGACATTCCTGCCTGTTAATGGGGGATAAAACTGACAAACTCAGAGTGAAATATTCCACCATCATTAGCATGTTTGAAGGCTTTAATCGCTGCACCTGAACCTTTCAGGATCAAGAAGGGAGGTCACAGAAAACTGGAGTTCTTTGGTTGGAGTTTTCCAACCATTCCTGCGGGCTGCTAAGTTTTTATTCCTTAAAGGTGTTCCTCTCAGGTATTTCCTGGTGCTGCAATCCAGGCCTTAATGTATTAGTCCAACAACTCCCATTAAAAGGTTTGGATCAGCTCTTACTCAGCCACCAGGTCTGGCAGACAAACAGCTCGCCTTTCACTCACTGATGCCAGAAGAGAGACTTCAGACGTCATTTCTTTTATAGTCACTTCATTGTAGTCCAAAATGATATTTGAATTTGCAGAGCAGGTTTTGTGCTCTTGAATATCACTTACACATCAGACAGATTTATGGGCTGCTGCTTTTTGTGAGTAAATTTTGTGAGGAATCTTCCACTATTTTCAGCATCTTATGGAGTGTTAttttctggacaatcagctccagcagctcctgaGTTATTCCCAGCCAGactttttaatcagtttgttcagtctttaTAAGTCTTTGGTTCTAATGCTACTGCAAACctgattgcactttccacaacagacttattGAAGATCTGCAACATCTTAGTTCAGACATTAAaatcataaatccaggtggtggtgaaggtatccacctggaatttGTGGAGCTCCTCACATAACAGCaggctgaattgtattaaatcacttgagaaatcaaagaacatgatccttaaagtgctgcctgattggtccagatgaaAGTAGGCTCTCTGAAATAGAAGATAGGTAGATGATGGCGTCTttaaccccaagcccattacaaAATGCAAAGTGTAATTCATCCCGAAAGGTGTTCACTTGCTTATTGAGGTGAGCCAATAACAGTCTCTCAATGACTTTCATGGTGTGAGATGTTAGGGTGTCttttggttcagatggttgggATTTTCTAGGTagtggaacaaggcaggatgttttccacagcacaggaaTTCTGACTCAGACTGGTGTTGAAAAGGTGCCAAAAAATCCAGCATAACTGTTCTAAGCAGGTTTTCAGAGCCCTGGAGCTGACGCCAACTGGACCTGGGgtcttgttctggttcagttgtTTCTTCACTGGACTGCAGGAGACAGAGCTGGAGGCAGAGAAGGTCTCGGTAggtgtggagggagatgagacTTTGTTaaggtccatgactgagctgcaggtgggAAAGGGCCTCACTATTCTTGTGAGATGCCATCaacacagaagttgatgtaaTCTGTCACTCAGTGATGTGGTTCATAGAGGACATTCCTGTCTATGGCCTcaaagcatcctctcagagcatcttcatcttcattagACCAGGGTTATTAGTCTCTCAGATGACTGGTTGATGCTGAATGATGGGCTTGTAGGTGGAGGTGACCTTGTACAGATCTTCTCCTTTACAGTGACATGTCCAAGATGACACCAACGGTGGCTAAAAAGCACTGAAATTCCACCTCCCCTTAGCTTTCCACTTATTTTCTTCCACTGTAAGCACAGACAGATTAGAGTACAGAATGTGTTCGTGCAGCCATGTTTCAGTGAGGCGCATAATACTGCATTCCCTTTATCTTTTTGAGGCCTTGTTAGCACCTCGAGCTCATCTATTTTTTTAGCTAGCGATCTTACGTTGGAATAAATGGTTTGAATCTCCACTATTTtttctctgcctcgctcctgccctgcatcctcttcacTTCCTCTCCAACTCCTTTGGGATTTTGTGTGTTATTTACTGATTATCTTGATTTTGGAGAATTTCATCAGTTGATTGCTGCAGCTCCTTCACTTTGCTAgatcttcctccacctgctccccATTCTCACTACAGATCACaatgtcatctgcaaacatcATTGTCCATATAGCCCTTAGAAAATCCTGTGTATGTGTTTGAGTTATGTTTCATTGTCAAGTGGTAATGATGGCTACCCttgatcataaaaaaaaagaaaaaaaagggtagGCCTTACCGATTGTACAAATGTACAATTTCTATATTCACTATTCACTGAAATGTGTCACTTATTAAGCCAAAAAAAGGACCAATgcctttttaaaatagtttaaatacataaaaaatataaactcagTTAAATGGTCAAGTTAATAGATACCCCTAAAATAgataattagattaattttacTAAGGAAGAAGTAATTtgatcttttcttttactgcaCAGGATAGATTTGTGTTAGTCTTTGGGTATTGAAGGGCTAACTGCATAGACAAATCAAAGCCTTTGAAGTTTGTGtgagtttaattttttaaataattctgttaaagcatggttgaaaagtaatgtctgattttcattggttaaatttcgtagaatttttatttattattacttttgtcagattcaaggaCTAGGAAGGACTcagatattttacattattaaaaaaaggctGCAAGTACAGCCTGGAAGAATTTACTGAAAATATGAAATGTTAActaacattttctgaaaatagTGAAAGTGCAGAAAATAATCCAGGATTTATAGTTTTAATGGTTTAAAGTTACTACAAAGTGCCATATTTGTCTCTGAGATTGACTGtgcataaagtaaataaaactacttcTGATGCCACCctgaaagagggaaaaataaaaattctgaaaaactGGGACTCTTCGTACTAGGTGGTGCAGGTTTTCTGGACTCTGGAGGGTTCAAACATGAGGGCATCCAAACATAAGTAGTCTGCACAGGAAAACCTGATAAAGGATATCTACATAATCTGCCTCACATTTCCCTCCTGTCTCTCTTCAGCAGGTCTACAGGTGGTGCAGTTTATGCAGCAGAGCTGTGGAAAGATGGCGGTTTCACACAGCTGTCAAGTGGAATTGAGGAGACTTTTGCTTCTGAGTGGAGGGGATCCTTGCGGGCTGCTGCAGGGATAGCGGGGCTCAttcctgctgctgcctctgtGCTCTGGGAGTGGTCTTTCTTTTACTAGGGATTTGGCTGGGCTTGCTGGCACTGAATATAATGCTCTGCCATTCAGCCACTCCTCTCACAAGACATAAAAGTTAACAGGTGTTTAACGTCAGAAGTGTTTCATGCAAGAGTCATACAAATAACGAGCGACAGGCAGCAGGGAGGGGCAGCGACTTAGTCTTATAGCTCCTTTTTCATGCTTTTGCACTATTGAAACAGCTCTGCAGTTGAGTTGAGATGTGGACTGACTTCTGGCAGCCGAGgcagcagcaaacacacaccagagtggagaaaaatgtttctttactcACCAACGCTGTAGGGTCAGATGGACCGTTTGCAGTATGTCAGCAGTGTGTGAAGTCATGAAAACGCCGTATATTTGTacttatttttagaaaacaacctTGCACTTGGCTTCTCAGCTTTCACAAGCAAAGCAGATCACAtaaaggcctttttttaactgatgcTGTGATGGTTATGAACAGCTTTTCGGTTTATATGTACCAACTTCAAAGGgaattatttaaacatgtgaAATGTTTCTACATCACATATTTAACTTAACCTCTTCTTCATGACAGCCCAGTGTACAGAGTCATGAGATAcatgcagtacagaagatctttgcacacACTGAGAAGCAccaatcctaacatgtagcataccaaaatcacagagagaaactcagctaaGAGACTCTATCAAGCACTGCCATCCAAActaaacacagttcaaaccccaagcaattGTTTGGGTATGTAATGAAAACATGAGAACATCattgtccactttagagcttctgcttatttctccacttcaagcaaaccacacaaacaaggtgtcatgtgaaagcagagactcttcTTCAATTTTAGGGCTATCCCATgattctcctgactctgaccctAGAGGCGTCGATCATCAACACTGACTAATAGCTTCCTGAGATgtttacctgtgtaacacctctattaaaactgCTCAGATTTACTTTTTTAGTTTCTACCTTTGCACGGCTactcatcagacattactaaTTCTTAGATAaactgggctgctatcctctcgttttcttcttttaaaaggaGATAACATTCAGATTTACTAGGGTGCTCCAGGTGAATTCACTCTGACACAGTAGCACATATCTTGATTTGGACACATTGTAGTTATGAAG is part of the Melanotaenia boesemani isolate fMelBoe1 chromosome 7, fMelBoe1.pri, whole genome shotgun sequence genome and harbors:
- the bod1l1 gene encoding biorientation of chromosomes in cell division protein 1-like 1 isoform X1, with protein sequence MAGLPPGDPQLVSMIVNHLKTQGLFDQFRRDCLADVDTKPAYLNLKQRVDNFVSNHLSNHTWSPHLNKNQLRNNIRQLVLQSGMLEQGVDRIVTQVVDPKINHIFRPQVERVVREFLSPGSCSQEMPTPLPPAEIKSESIPEQASLSTPTTTAASDAMSILDTITSLNQEASVRASSATEKGPKGQATDDLVQLVEENVQDMNIVDEGDGSQEGKPLEETEEAKGTVEVQASEVKTEHTQEQIELDKEGSMEEIKMEEEESGAQEQTEEEKDRRTSKISGKPSEEKQDDDDALKSTSQAKQKARERIKEEYSLEDSDLEGLSDITVSSVHTSDLSSFEEESDEEEQPSDSSEEGELPPDDQAENAEKKPTSGDTGDEDKESKPRRKAYVHKPFLYSRYYSDSDDEITVEERRRSAAKEKEERLLKRQQNRERMEEKRKQKAAQTEEQDHQQQKITDSASLECPKAKEARKERKVLEKKMALNRKRKLDSRKGGEVSSKKKGNTGDITKKAEVKSSSSKTPQPKLMRNLSESASSDEKHRRMSGSISEDSSDTKKLSDKSRTHSFILDLEQGSQEALKQRSFGKFDRLSRKELHSKERKDKERSLSDERSKLKQKQEKKSEHQLDESQMKEGTAVKVSSEEKGEKKPKIKSEKKMAASTREGKMAEGVLDEGGFKDSKKTKGVSGETVKAEKEKDKIREKDKIKEKEKAKAEKSSFKSDFKQILRPDSAGSSEDRSDMEPGSDSSKKREKHSKEVLKRSKSHTEDRSGDKPRSKIDSEKDKTKADQDSQKLQKSSSETDKDPKRVKTTEKGKITEKPKVKSKEEAKVPLSLKTVKKVQSLDVKSAGGTGIIKPEATKEKKKDGNAKEQRRVTGEPPHEKSDLKSSKKKLEKKDKVPEKKDDSQEEKTIKEEKLEKPDKFSKASSVSLSLETDESLKKQPLLQETSTDSDPVTTTVTTSFSDDTCDALSDITPEPPECETESRLSEIPAVPAENDALLTLMDVCTSAEARLPPECLREEATPKTELQDADMKMKEAALTLLSMDPDSTMSSSLICQDTRDEAPLYPPDTKQVEASTAEEVVLLPLQVQPTHESELSASETCQQTVELIDVKPDTADESGRKMDTAETEMTEMAAPLIKEDDAALNTCQISPKEEETKSVETPPETLLREKMAAPVDQAVAGAVKSDLEEAREGTEVNTASFSDTIEQVSEIPKQTEPDFEVRNLGALEAEDDENQIKMVVDKVGEAENKNEGENVPAEKGDLQTMETNIPNISEEGEAESTRKLVKQISNISSTDSQDDEKSSDLSAKEVKNDGRGRRKRKLSCQKGDKKDEMEGKEQLSAEDIEKEQVLEVKTTRRGRPPRTTEEAEKDQPKEAEKSEEPPSRRGRRSGAAAKETAADNQKEDENRAEDIADETSSLKAAEKEEKGENESKPEQIVQSGVEDNLPSSAPEDNEGAVSSDFQDMTDTCKPAMKRNRSEEMEESSEEETQAQEEMKDNRGQEQSTEQYEKDSVCSPSASQSEDVKEEICSENKPDDAEEEKQEEQQEDQEATLKKPARRGRPPKAAAMEDSGKKDKKADEKDSEQNYEEDEEEGEKEGDDKESATRATTRSASRLEAEKNKPSKPSTRASRQNGKEETTAGTRGTRGQAPSKGGRKREASPPAVRTRGGQKSEEPPSKRAKR